A single Mixta calida DNA region contains:
- the lipA gene encoding lipoyl synthase, translating into MSKPIQMERGVKYRDADKMALIPVKTVVTERQELLRKPEWMKIKLPADSSRIQGIKAAMRKNGLHSVCEEASCPNLAECFNHGTATFMILGAICTRRCPFCDVAHGRPLTPDSNEPAKLAQTIADMGLRYVVVTSVDRDDLRDGGAQHFADCISAIREKNPTIKIETLVPDFRGRMDRALEILTATPPDVFNHNLENVPRLYRQVRPGANYDWSLKLLERFKEAHPDIPTKSGLMVGLGETNAEIVEVMRDLRRHGVTMLTLGQYLQPSRHHLPVQRYVSPAEFDEMKEEAMAMGFTHAACGPFVRSSYHADLQAKGLEVK; encoded by the coding sequence ATGAGTAAACCGATTCAGATGGAACGCGGCGTTAAGTATCGCGACGCAGATAAAATGGCGTTAATCCCGGTGAAGACCGTGGTCACCGAGCGTCAGGAGTTATTACGCAAGCCGGAGTGGATGAAAATCAAGCTGCCTGCCGACTCCAGTCGTATTCAGGGGATCAAGGCGGCGATGCGTAAAAACGGTCTGCACTCTGTCTGTGAAGAGGCCTCCTGCCCTAACCTTGCGGAATGCTTTAACCACGGCACCGCGACTTTTATGATCCTCGGCGCTATCTGTACGCGACGCTGCCCGTTCTGCGACGTGGCACATGGACGTCCGTTAACGCCCGACAGCAACGAGCCGGCCAAACTGGCGCAAACCATTGCCGATATGGGCCTGCGTTACGTTGTCGTAACCTCCGTTGACCGTGACGATCTGCGTGACGGCGGTGCGCAGCACTTTGCCGACTGCATCAGCGCTATCCGCGAAAAAAATCCAACGATTAAAATCGAAACGCTGGTGCCTGACTTCCGTGGCCGTATGGACCGCGCGCTGGAGATTCTTACCGCAACGCCGCCAGACGTGTTTAACCACAACCTGGAAAACGTGCCGCGCCTGTATCGTCAGGTGCGCCCCGGCGCCAACTACGACTGGTCGCTGAAGCTGCTGGAGCGTTTTAAAGAAGCGCACCCGGATATTCCCACTAAGTCTGGTCTGATGGTGGGCCTGGGCGAAACCAACGCGGAAATCGTCGAAGTGATGCGCGACCTGCGCCGTCACGGAGTAACGATGCTGACGCTGGGTCAGTATCTGCAGCCGAGCCGTCATCACCTGCCGGTGCAGCGCTACGTCAGTCCGGCAGAGTTTGATGAGATGAAAGAGGAAGCGATGGCGATGGGCTTTACCCATGCTGCCTGCGGACCTTTTGTGCGTTCGTCCTACCACGCCGACCTGCAAGCCAAAGGGCTGGAAGTGAAGTAA
- the lipB gene encoding lipoyl(octanoyl) transferase LipB produces the protein MQQPLLIVRQLGLRPWEPVSLAMHQFTDRRDADTPDELWLVEHHPIFTQGQAGKAEHLLMPGDIPVVQSDRGGQVTYHGPGQQVMYVLIDLKRRKLGVRQLVTAIEQTVVDTLAHYDVEAYARPDAPGVYVAGKKICSLGLRIRQGCSFHGLALNIAMDLAPFLRINPCGYAGLEMTQLSAFREGVTPAAVQPVLIEKFLQQLAIPSASWQPDDGLDVL, from the coding sequence TTGCAGCAGCCTCTCCTTATTGTTCGCCAGCTGGGCCTGCGCCCCTGGGAACCTGTCTCTCTTGCTATGCACCAGTTTACCGATCGACGCGACGCCGATACGCCTGACGAGCTCTGGCTGGTGGAGCACCATCCGATTTTTACTCAGGGCCAGGCCGGCAAAGCTGAACATCTGCTGATGCCCGGCGATATTCCGGTGGTCCAGAGCGATCGCGGCGGTCAGGTCACCTATCACGGACCCGGTCAGCAGGTGATGTATGTGTTGATCGATCTGAAGCGCCGCAAGCTGGGCGTGCGTCAGTTGGTGACCGCCATTGAGCAGACGGTAGTGGACACGCTGGCGCATTACGACGTTGAAGCCTACGCGCGTCCCGATGCGCCTGGCGTCTACGTGGCGGGGAAAAAAATTTGTTCGCTTGGCTTACGCATCCGTCAGGGGTGTTCATTTCACGGCCTGGCATTAAACATCGCGATGGATCTGGCGCCCTTTCTGCGCATCAACCCGTGCGGTTACGCCGGGCTGGAGATGACGCAGCTCAGCGCCTTCCGCGAAGGCGTTACGCCCGCAGCGGTGCAGCCGGTGCTGATTGAGAAATTTTTACAGCAGCTGGCGATCCCGTCAGCCAGCTGGCAACCCGACGACGGACTCGACGTATTGTAA
- a CDS encoding Cof-type HAD-IIB family hydrolase, whose amino-acid sequence MAEVKLVAVDMDGTFLDDGKNYNRARFQRQYAQLKARGIRFVVASGNQYYQLRSFFPGIADEIAFVAENGAYVVEAGGDRFVGEFTRDDVMKIIDTLRHGSYPGLKFVLCGYHSAWYFPDAPAAYIEKMRRYCHRLRAVAHLDEIDDRLFKFALNLSDDYVPTLIADIERHHAGVATAVSSGHGSADLIIPGLHKAHGLALLQQRWDIDHQQVLAFGDGGNDLEMLHQAGFGFAMANAPERVKAAARYQAPSNNHEGVLEVIQQLLDGRGPFA is encoded by the coding sequence ATGGCAGAGGTGAAGCTGGTGGCGGTGGATATGGACGGCACCTTTCTTGATGACGGAAAAAACTATAACCGCGCGCGTTTTCAACGGCAGTACGCGCAGCTGAAGGCGCGCGGCATCCGTTTTGTCGTTGCCAGCGGCAATCAGTATTATCAGCTGCGCTCTTTTTTTCCCGGCATCGCCGATGAGATCGCGTTTGTGGCGGAGAATGGCGCTTATGTCGTCGAAGCGGGCGGAGATCGCTTTGTTGGCGAATTTACCCGCGATGACGTGATGAAAATTATCGATACGCTGCGACACGGCAGCTATCCCGGCCTGAAATTCGTGCTGTGCGGCTATCACAGCGCCTGGTATTTCCCGGACGCGCCCGCCGCCTATATCGAAAAGATGCGCCGCTACTGTCACCGGCTGCGGGCGGTCGCGCATCTGGATGAGATCGACGATCGTCTGTTTAAGTTTGCGCTGAACCTTTCCGATGATTATGTACCGACTCTGATAGCCGATATTGAACGACATCATGCGGGCGTGGCGACGGCGGTCAGCAGCGGGCACGGCTCGGCGGATTTGATTATTCCGGGGCTGCACAAGGCGCACGGTCTGGCGCTGTTGCAGCAGCGCTGGGACATCGATCATCAGCAGGTGCTGGCGTTCGGCGACGGCGGCAACGACCTGGAGATGCTGCATCAGGCGGGCTTCGGCTTCGCCATGGCCAATGCCCCGGAGCGGGTTAAGGCGGCGGCGCGCTATCAGGCGCCCTCGAATAATCATGAGGGCGTACTGGAGGTGATTCAGCAACTGCTGGATGGTCGCGGCCCGTTTGCCTGA
- the gntT gene encoding gluconate transporter, producing the protein MPLVIVAVGVALLLLLMIRFRLNGFIALILVALAVGMMQGMPVNKVITSIKTGVGGTLGSLALIMGFGAMLGKLLADCGGAQRIATTLIAKFGQRHIQWAVVLTGFTVGFALFYEVGFVLLLPLVFSIAASARVPLLYVGVPMAAALSVTHGFLPPHPGPTAIATLFDADMGKTLLFGTLLAIPTVILAGPVYARFLKNIDKPIPEGLYNPKTFSEAEMPSFGVSVWTSLVPVILMALRAVAEMILPKGHVLLPWAEFFGDPIMATLIAVLIGIFTFGLNRGRSMDEVMNTLGDSIKIIAMMLLIIGGGGAFKQVLVDSGVDKYIAGLMHETNVSPIFMAWSIAAVLRIALGSATVAAITAGGIVAPLIATSGASPELMVIAVGAGSVIFSHVNDPGFWLFKEYFNLTIGETLRSWSALETIISVCGLVGCLLLSAMI; encoded by the coding sequence ATGCCATTAGTTATCGTTGCGGTAGGGGTGGCTCTGCTGCTCCTGCTTATGATTCGCTTCAGACTAAATGGATTTATCGCGCTGATTCTGGTTGCGCTGGCGGTGGGCATGATGCAGGGCATGCCGGTCAATAAGGTTATCACTTCGATTAAAACCGGCGTGGGCGGCACGCTCGGCAGCCTGGCGCTGATTATGGGCTTCGGCGCGATGCTGGGTAAGCTGCTGGCCGACTGCGGCGGTGCGCAGCGCATCGCCACGACGCTGATTGCGAAATTCGGCCAGCGTCATATTCAGTGGGCGGTGGTGCTGACCGGTTTTACCGTCGGCTTTGCGCTGTTCTATGAAGTCGGTTTCGTGCTGTTGCTGCCGCTGGTGTTCAGCATCGCCGCGTCGGCGCGCGTGCCGCTGCTTTATGTCGGCGTGCCGATGGCGGCGGCGCTTTCCGTCACCCACGGTTTTTTGCCGCCGCATCCGGGTCCGACCGCTATCGCCACTCTGTTTGACGCCGATATGGGCAAAACCCTGCTGTTCGGCACGCTGTTGGCGATCCCAACGGTGATCCTCGCCGGGCCGGTTTATGCGCGCTTTCTGAAAAATATCGATAAGCCGATCCCCGAAGGGCTTTATAACCCGAAAACCTTCAGCGAAGCGGAGATGCCGAGCTTTGGCGTCAGCGTCTGGACCTCGCTGGTGCCGGTGATTCTGATGGCGCTGCGCGCCGTGGCGGAAATGATCCTGCCGAAAGGGCATGTGCTACTTCCTTGGGCGGAATTTTTCGGCGATCCGATTATGGCGACGCTGATTGCCGTGTTGATCGGCATCTTCACCTTTGGTCTGAACCGGGGCCGCAGCATGGACGAGGTGATGAATACGCTGGGTGATTCCATCAAGATCATCGCCATGATGCTGCTGATTATCGGCGGCGGCGGCGCGTTCAAGCAGGTGCTGGTAGACAGCGGCGTGGATAAATATATTGCTGGCCTGATGCATGAAACCAACGTGTCGCCCATCTTCATGGCCTGGTCGATCGCCGCGGTGCTGCGTATTGCGCTGGGGTCGGCGACCGTCGCGGCGATTACCGCCGGCGGCATCGTCGCGCCGTTAATTGCCACCTCCGGCGCCAGCCCGGAACTGATGGTGATCGCTGTCGGCGCGGGCAGCGTGATTTTCTCTCACGTTAACGATCCGGGGTTCTGGCTGTTTAAAGAGTATTTTAACCTGACCATTGGCGAAACGCTCCGCTCCTGGTCGGCGCTGGAGACCATTATTTCCGTTTGCGGGCTGGTAGGCTGTCTGCTGCTTTCCGCTATGATTTAA
- a CDS encoding GNAT family N-acetyltransferase, giving the protein MNIRPAQPEDRFALISLLNELGYGNTDSFMDRRLRQLTDHPDEVLLVAEDRQTVLGFLSLHFIPQLALEGDFARISYFCIAEGERSKGLGQHLLQYAEQLARERGCDRLEVHCHEKRIKANQFYARENYIESPRYLIKQLAP; this is encoded by the coding sequence ATGAATATTCGCCCAGCTCAGCCTGAAGACCGCTTTGCTCTTATCTCGTTACTGAATGAATTGGGCTACGGTAATACCGATAGCTTTATGGACAGACGTCTGCGTCAGCTTACAGATCATCCCGATGAGGTTCTGCTGGTGGCGGAAGATCGCCAAACCGTGCTTGGTTTCTTGTCGCTGCACTTTATTCCGCAGCTGGCGCTGGAGGGCGACTTTGCCCGCATCAGCTACTTCTGTATCGCGGAAGGCGAGCGCAGCAAAGGATTGGGACAGCATCTGTTACAGTATGCCGAGCAGCTGGCGCGCGAACGCGGCTGCGACCGCCTCGAAGTGCATTGCCATGAGAAACGCATTAAGGCCAATCAGTTTTACGCGCGTGAAAACTATATCGAATCGCCGCGCTACCTGATTAAGCAGCTGGCGCCCTGA
- the zwf gene encoding glucose-6-phosphate dehydrogenase produces the protein MSNNEPVQACDLVIFGTKGDLARRKLLPSLYRLEKSRSLHAESTITGVGRADWDRKTYVEFVREALNAFLKEEMDEEVWSRFAERLDFCPLDVNDAEGFSALKEKVDQEKRITINYFAMPPATFSAICEGLASASLHLPPTRIVMEKPLGNSLETFREINDVVNRYFDESQVYRIDHYLGKETVLNLLALRFSNSLFLNNWDNRSIEHVQITVAEEVGIEGRWGYFDRAGQMRDMVQSHLLQILTMVTMSPPPDLSARAIRDEKVKLLRSLRRIDRSNIRDKVVRGQYTGGLINDQKVPGYLEEEGADKKSQTETFVSVRVDIDNWRWAGVPFYLRTGKRMPVKMSEIVIYFKKPQLNLFSASHKELPQNKLTIRLQPDEGMDLEILNKIPGLDHKHHLQITKLDLSYSDTFAEPKLADAYDRLLLECMRGIQALFLSRDEVEAAWEWVDSITHTWDTNNTPLRPYQAGTWGPLASVENISREGHEWNEFS, from the coding sequence ATGTCAAACAACGAACCCGTTCAGGCCTGCGATCTCGTTATTTTTGGCACCAAAGGCGACCTTGCCCGTCGTAAGCTTCTCCCTTCCCTTTACCGGCTGGAAAAATCCCGTAGCCTGCATGCCGAAAGCACCATTACCGGCGTAGGCCGCGCCGACTGGGATCGAAAAACCTATGTTGAATTCGTCAGAGAGGCGCTGAACGCTTTTTTAAAAGAAGAGATGGATGAAGAAGTCTGGTCGCGGTTTGCCGAAAGACTCGATTTTTGCCCGCTTGATGTGAACGACGCGGAAGGGTTTAGCGCGCTGAAAGAAAAAGTCGACCAGGAAAAACGCATCACCATTAACTATTTTGCCATGCCGCCCGCCACGTTTAGCGCTATCTGCGAAGGTCTGGCATCCGCCTCTCTGCACCTTCCGCCGACGCGCATCGTCATGGAAAAGCCGCTGGGAAATTCTCTGGAGACTTTCAGAGAGATCAATGATGTGGTTAACCGCTATTTTGATGAAAGCCAGGTGTACCGTATCGACCACTATCTCGGTAAAGAAACCGTCCTTAACCTGCTTGCCCTGCGCTTCTCTAATTCTCTGTTTTTAAATAACTGGGATAACCGTTCGATTGAGCATGTCCAGATTACCGTCGCTGAAGAGGTGGGCATTGAAGGCCGCTGGGGTTATTTTGACCGCGCCGGCCAGATGCGGGATATGGTGCAGAGCCATCTTTTGCAGATATTGACGATGGTGACCATGTCGCCGCCGCCGGATCTGAGCGCCCGCGCCATCCGTGATGAAAAAGTCAAATTACTACGTTCGCTGCGCCGCATCGACCGCAGCAATATCCGCGATAAGGTGGTCAGAGGACAATATACCGGCGGCCTGATCAACGACCAGAAAGTACCCGGCTATCTTGAAGAAGAAGGCGCGGATAAGAAGAGTCAGACGGAAACTTTTGTTTCGGTCAGGGTGGATATCGACAACTGGCGCTGGGCTGGCGTGCCCTTCTATCTGCGTACCGGCAAGCGGATGCCGGTAAAAATGTCAGAAATCGTGATCTATTTTAAAAAGCCGCAGTTGAACCTCTTTTCCGCATCGCATAAGGAGCTGCCGCAAAACAAGCTGACGATACGTTTGCAGCCTGATGAAGGCATGGATCTGGAGATTCTTAATAAAATCCCCGGTCTGGATCATAAGCATCATTTGCAGATAACCAAGCTGGATCTGAGCTATTCCGATACCTTTGCGGAGCCGAAGCTTGCCGATGCTTACGATCGGCTGCTGCTGGAGTGCATGCGCGGCATTCAGGCGCTGTTTCTCAGCCGCGATGAGGTGGAGGCGGCGTGGGAGTGGGTCGATTCCATTACCCATACCTGGGACACTAATAATACCCCGTTAAGGCCTTACCAGGCTGGGACATGGGGACCGCTGGCGTCGGTAGAGAATATCTCGCGCGAAGGCCATGAATGGAATGAGTTTTCGTAA
- the tatE gene encoding twin-arginine translocase subunit TatE, which yields MEGISIAKLLVIGALIVLLFGTNKLRSLGGDLGAAIKGFKKAMKDEDTAAPAKAEEMPAERVTHKE from the coding sequence ATGGAAGGTATCAGTATTGCCAAGTTACTGGTTATCGGTGCGTTGATCGTACTGTTGTTTGGCACGAATAAACTCCGTTCGCTGGGTGGCGATTTAGGTGCCGCCATTAAAGGCTTTAAAAAAGCGATGAAGGATGAGGATACGGCGGCCCCTGCTAAGGCTGAAGAGATGCCGGCAGAGCGCGTAACCCACAAAGAGTAA
- a CDS encoding D-serine ammonia-lyase yields the protein MTDFQNKLRATPVVDELKALREAIWFNDGVKPAREGLLRVGLTQADVEDAQARLRRFAPLIAAAFPETAATGGIIESDMTPALNMQAKLAERAPIAGRLWLKKDSHLPISGSIKARGGIYEVLAHAEKLALAAGLITLTDDYSILLSPACRQFFSQHKIAVGSTGNLGLSIGIMSAKLGFHVTVHMSADARQWKKDRLRAHGVEVMEYEQDYGVAVEQGRQAAASDPACFFIDDENSRTLFLGYAVAGLRLPAQLREKGIVVDADHPLFVYLPCGVGGGPGGVAFGMKLAFGDHVHCFFAEPTHSPCMLLGMSTGLHDAISVQDIGLDNKTAADGLAVGRASGFVGRAMEQLIDGCYTLSDESMYDLLALLYQTENLQLEPSALAGMSGPQRITASQEYQARYQLTATMMENATHLVWATGGGMVPASEMQGYLARGRSNA from the coding sequence ATGACCGATTTTCAGAACAAACTCAGAGCCACACCCGTTGTCGACGAACTTAAAGCTTTGCGCGAAGCCATCTGGTTTAACGATGGGGTGAAGCCCGCCCGCGAAGGGCTGCTGCGCGTCGGGCTGACGCAGGCCGACGTGGAAGATGCTCAGGCCAGGCTACGCCGGTTTGCGCCGCTTATCGCCGCGGCTTTCCCGGAAACGGCGGCGACCGGCGGCATTATCGAATCTGACATGACGCCTGCGCTGAATATGCAGGCGAAGCTGGCGGAGCGCGCGCCGATCGCAGGCCGCCTGTGGCTGAAAAAAGACAGCCATCTGCCGATTTCAGGTTCGATCAAGGCGCGCGGCGGCATCTACGAGGTGCTGGCCCACGCTGAGAAACTGGCGCTGGCGGCGGGGCTGATTACCCTGACGGATGATTACAGCATTTTGCTTTCGCCAGCCTGCCGTCAGTTTTTCAGCCAGCATAAAATCGCCGTCGGCTCTACCGGCAACCTGGGATTATCCATCGGTATTATGAGCGCGAAGCTCGGTTTTCACGTGACCGTACATATGTCCGCAGACGCGCGGCAGTGGAAGAAAGACAGGCTGCGCGCCCACGGCGTTGAAGTAATGGAGTATGAACAGGACTACGGCGTCGCCGTTGAGCAGGGGCGTCAGGCGGCGGCATCCGATCCCGCCTGTTTTTTCATTGATGATGAAAACTCACGCACGCTTTTCCTCGGCTACGCCGTCGCTGGTTTGCGGCTGCCTGCGCAGCTGCGTGAGAAGGGCATCGTCGTTGATGCCGATCACCCGCTGTTCGTTTACCTGCCGTGTGGCGTCGGCGGCGGCCCCGGCGGGGTGGCGTTTGGAATGAAGCTCGCCTTTGGCGACCACGTTCACTGCTTCTTCGCCGAGCCTACGCATTCGCCCTGCATGCTGCTGGGCATGAGCACCGGCCTGCATGATGCGATATCGGTGCAGGATATCGGCCTTGATAACAAAACCGCCGCGGACGGTCTGGCGGTAGGTCGCGCCTCCGGCTTTGTCGGCCGCGCCATGGAACAACTGATCGACGGCTGCTATACGCTGAGCGATGAGTCGATGTATGACCTGCTGGCGCTGCTCTACCAGACTGAAAACCTTCAGCTGGAGCCTTCAGCCCTGGCCGGTATGAGCGGGCCGCAGCGCATCACCGCCAGTCAGGAATATCAGGCTCGCTATCAGCTGACGGCGACGATGATGGAAAATGCGACGCATCTGGTCTGGGCGACCGGCGGCGGCATGGTGCCGGCCAGCGAAATGCAAGGCTATCTGGCACGCGGCAGATCTAACGCGTAA
- a CDS encoding deaminated glutathione amidase → MNVAMGQFAVSREWRENAATCVRLMRQAQAQGAALLVLPEAVLATDMSDPGLAVREAQPLDGPFMAELLSASRANALTTILTIYIPDGPQRAINAQLAVRDGEIVARYDKLHLYDAFTMQESQRVSAGNAVPPLVEVGGMKVGMMTCYDIRFPELARRLALDGADVLVLPSAWVRGPLKEMHWEVLATARALENTCYLIAVGECGPRNIGSSLIIDPLGVTIARAAETEALVFAELDAERLASARRMLPVLTNRRFARPALNKEA, encoded by the coding sequence ATGAACGTTGCCATGGGACAGTTCGCCGTCAGCCGTGAATGGCGCGAAAACGCGGCTACCTGCGTCCGTCTGATGCGGCAGGCGCAGGCGCAGGGCGCCGCACTGCTGGTGCTGCCTGAGGCGGTGCTGGCGACCGATATGAGCGACCCAGGACTGGCAGTGCGGGAAGCGCAGCCGCTTGACGGCCCCTTTATGGCCGAACTGCTCTCGGCAAGCCGTGCAAACGCCCTGACCACCATACTGACTATCTATATCCCGGATGGGCCGCAGCGCGCGATTAACGCCCAGCTTGCTGTACGGGACGGCGAGATCGTCGCCCGCTACGATAAGCTGCATCTTTATGACGCCTTTACCATGCAGGAGTCACAGCGGGTTTCCGCCGGTAACGCCGTGCCGCCGCTGGTTGAGGTGGGCGGCATGAAAGTCGGCATGATGACCTGTTATGATATTCGTTTCCCGGAGCTGGCGCGCCGTCTGGCGCTTGATGGCGCAGATGTGCTGGTGCTGCCGTCCGCCTGGGTCAGAGGGCCGTTAAAAGAGATGCACTGGGAGGTGTTGGCGACGGCGCGGGCGCTGGAGAACACCTGTTATTTAATCGCGGTAGGCGAATGTGGTCCGCGTAATATCGGCAGCAGCCTGATTATCGATCCGCTGGGCGTGACTATCGCGCGCGCCGCAGAGACGGAGGCGTTGGTTTTTGCCGAACTGGATGCGGAGCGGCTGGCCAGCGCACGACGGATGCTGCCGGTGCTGACGAATCGTCGCTTCGCTCGACCGGCGCTCAATAAAGAGGCCTGA
- the cspE gene encoding transcription antiterminator/RNA stability regulator CspE, with amino-acid sequence MSKIKGNVKWFNESKGFGFITPEDGSKDVFVHFSAIQSNGFKTLAEGQRVEFEITDGAKGPSAANVIAL; translated from the coding sequence ATGTCCAAGATCAAAGGTAACGTTAAGTGGTTTAATGAGTCCAAAGGATTCGGCTTCATTACTCCGGAAGATGGCAGCAAAGACGTATTCGTACACTTCTCTGCTATCCAGAGCAATGGTTTCAAAACTCTGGCTGAAGGTCAGCGTGTAGAGTTCGAAATCACTGACGGCGCAAAAGGCCCATCTGCTGCTAACGTTATCGCTCTGTAA
- the ybeD gene encoding DUF493 family protein YbeD has translation MKTKLNELLEFPCSFTYKVMGLAQPELVDHVVEVVQRHAPGDYTPDVKPSSKGNYHSVSITINATHIEQIETLYEELGKIEIVRMVL, from the coding sequence ATGAAAACCAAACTGAATGAACTGCTCGAATTCCCCTGTTCCTTTACCTACAAAGTCATGGGACTGGCGCAACCGGAGCTGGTTGATCACGTGGTAGAAGTGGTGCAGCGTCACGCGCCGGGCGATTACACGCCCGACGTGAAACCCAGCAGCAAAGGCAATTACCATTCCGTCTCCATTACCATCAACGCGACGCATATCGAGCAGATCGAAACGCTCTATGAAGAGTTGGGTAAAATTGAGATCGTACGCATGGTGTTGTAA
- a CDS encoding iron-containing alcohol dehydrogenase, protein MLTSQTIANRQTFFGRGSLQQLPALLQQQPQPTLLFCGASFLNGPHYAALSSTLTPLLVGHEIVAHEASPDEIDRWVARWRGQVRRVVAIGGGSVLDAAKAFAAVSQHPLQTLRYLEKVGDTPISGDTLQVIAIPTTAGTGSEVTQNAVVTDKGDVKVKASLRHANFVPPVAILDANLLDNTPDRILACCAIDAFTHLFEAWLSAKGNFFTRQTALSGIRHFIQAWPTLNRQDGQGETACEAMLMASWFGGLSLSMAGLGVIHGIAGELGAIKDYHHGEVCGRLLLPFLDLLESSDHPQQRALMAELDRALFGAAHSEPARYLAQWLQEQAIFPFWREPQPLSAEEVSWIVTRANSKNALVDYSETQMREMLAQAYRCAV, encoded by the coding sequence GTGTTAACCAGCCAGACGATCGCTAACCGACAAACCTTTTTTGGCCGCGGCAGCCTGCAACAACTGCCCGCTCTGCTGCAACAGCAGCCTCAGCCCACCCTGCTGTTTTGCGGCGCCTCCTTTCTTAACGGCCCGCATTACGCCGCGCTCAGCTCAACGCTGACGCCGTTGCTGGTCGGCCATGAAATTGTCGCTCATGAAGCTTCGCCGGACGAGATTGACCGCTGGGTCGCGCGCTGGCGCGGTCAGGTAAGGCGCGTGGTCGCCATCGGCGGCGGTAGCGTGCTGGACGCGGCGAAAGCGTTCGCGGCGGTCAGCCAGCATCCGTTGCAAACGCTGCGCTATCTGGAGAAAGTGGGCGATACGCCGATTAGCGGCGATACGCTGCAAGTGATCGCCATCCCCACCACCGCGGGCACCGGCAGCGAAGTGACGCAGAACGCCGTCGTGACGGACAAAGGCGATGTTAAGGTGAAGGCCTCGCTGCGCCACGCCAACTTTGTGCCGCCGGTCGCGATTCTCGATGCCAACCTGCTCGACAACACGCCGGATCGCATCCTGGCCTGCTGCGCCATCGACGCCTTTACCCATCTGTTTGAAGCCTGGCTGTCGGCGAAGGGCAATTTTTTCACCCGGCAAACTGCGCTGAGCGGCATACGTCATTTTATTCAGGCCTGGCCGACGCTTAACCGCCAGGATGGACAGGGAGAAACGGCGTGCGAGGCGATGCTGATGGCGTCATGGTTTGGCGGCCTGAGCCTGAGTATGGCGGGACTTGGCGTGATCCACGGCATCGCCGGAGAGCTGGGCGCCATCAAAGATTATCATCATGGCGAGGTGTGCGGTCGGCTGCTGCTGCCTTTTCTCGACCTGCTGGAGAGCAGCGACCATCCACAACAGCGGGCGCTAATGGCGGAGCTGGATCGGGCGCTGTTTGGCGCCGCGCATTCTGAACCCGCACGCTATCTGGCGCAGTGGCTACAGGAACAGGCGATTTTTCCATTCTGGCGCGAGCCGCAACCCCTGAGCGCGGAAGAGGTCAGCTGGATCGTGACGCGCGCCAACAGCAAAAACGCGCTGGTCGATTACAGTGAAACGCAAATGCGCGAAATGCTGGCGCAGGCGTATCGCTGCGCCGTTTAA